From Anaerohalosphaera lusitana, one genomic window encodes:
- a CDS encoding FAD/NAD(P)-binding protein, with amino-acid sequence MCDCCSSKKDIYLPELATVKKRKLMNGTELYLLIQLDSGEELGHKPGQFVEVSIAGIGECPISISSSPTQKGGFELVVRNAGSVTKAIHKLKVGDKVGIRGPFGEGYHIDQLKNRNLICICGGLGLAPQRSLINYILDNPSDFGTLTVLLGTKCYPQRFFREELAKWAEGDDMTFKETVDEEHDCWTGNVGVVTTLIPKVESHLKDSAVLVCGPPVMYKFVLMALEEYDIPHDDIYVNLERRMKCGVGKCGHCQINGEYVCQSGPVYRYSEIGAMPEAI; translated from the coding sequence ATGTGTGATTGTTGCAGCAGTAAAAAAGACATATACCTGCCTGAGTTAGCGACGGTCAAAAAGAGGAAGCTAATGAACGGCACGGAGCTGTATCTTCTGATCCAGCTCGATTCAGGCGAAGAACTGGGACATAAGCCCGGTCAGTTCGTCGAAGTATCCATAGCAGGAATCGGCGAATGTCCGATCTCAATATCATCATCGCCAACGCAAAAAGGCGGTTTCGAGCTGGTAGTCAGGAACGCGGGAAGCGTGACCAAGGCTATTCACAAGCTCAAGGTCGGCGACAAAGTTGGTATCCGGGGGCCGTTCGGTGAAGGTTATCATATCGATCAGCTCAAGAACAGAAATCTCATCTGCATCTGCGGCGGTCTGGGTCTTGCACCACAGCGTTCGCTGATCAACTACATCCTGGATAACCCGAGTGATTTCGGCACGCTGACCGTGCTGCTGGGTACTAAATGTTATCCGCAGCGGTTCTTCCGTGAAGAACTGGCGAAGTGGGCAGAGGGTGACGACATGACGTTCAAGGAAACAGTGGACGAAGAACATGACTGCTGGACAGGGAACGTGGGTGTGGTAACCACGCTGATCCCGAAGGTGGAAAGCCATCTTAAAGATTCTGCAGTGCTCGTGTGCGGTCCGCCCGTTATGTATAAGTTCGTGCTGATGGCACTTGAAGAATATGACATACCTCACGATGACATTTATGTCAATCTTGAACGGCGCATGAAGTGCGGCGTAGGAAAGTGCGGCCACTGTCAGATAAACGGCGAATACGTATGCCAGAGTGGTCCTGTGTACCGTTATTCAGAGATAGGCGCAATGCCGGAGGCTATATAA
- a CDS encoding 4Fe-4S dicluster domain-containing protein produces the protein MSIKKLKKDVFNDLVAALIDSDQRVVGVKAKGDRFAFGDLESADELRLDYDVTLLPPKKFMLPQMETLLKYEVGGEYKSAGEAPKMTLIGVHPYDLVAINQMDEIFAQDEYDKYYMNRRNNITIIACDVVTPSKNVFAGSMGTATVDKGYDVLLTDMGDSYLAEAATDKGEELLAKAAQADDASPQDIEARSKVWQENKEKLNKHKLNCEPGDIPKLLDKEEVYDHPVWEEKASMCYSCGSCTSVCPTCYCFDVQDDVEWNLKEGKRWRAWDGCVLENFATVTGEHNFRKQRAQRFRHRIFRKGKYVPSKIGGQIACVGCGRCVTACTTDIANPVDIYNRLLEDVKI, from the coding sequence ATGAGCATTAAGAAGTTGAAAAAAGATGTTTTCAATGATCTGGTCGCCGCGCTGATCGATTCCGACCAGAGAGTTGTAGGCGTCAAGGCCAAGGGAGATCGATTTGCATTCGGCGATCTCGAATCCGCTGACGAGCTGAGGCTCGACTACGATGTGACTTTGCTGCCTCCAAAGAAGTTCATGCTTCCGCAGATGGAAACGCTGCTCAAGTATGAAGTCGGCGGTGAGTATAAGTCAGCGGGCGAAGCTCCGAAAATGACGCTTATCGGCGTGCATCCGTATGATCTGGTTGCGATAAATCAGATGGACGAGATATTCGCACAGGATGAGTACGATAAGTATTATATGAATCGCAGAAACAATATTACCATTATTGCCTGCGATGTCGTCACACCTTCGAAGAACGTTTTTGCCGGCTCAATGGGCACAGCTACGGTCGACAAGGGCTATGATGTTCTGCTGACTGATATGGGTGACAGTTACCTGGCCGAAGCTGCTACTGACAAGGGCGAGGAGCTTCTGGCAAAGGCAGCTCAGGCAGACGACGCTTCGCCGCAGGATATTGAAGCCCGCAGCAAGGTATGGCAGGAAAACAAGGAAAAGCTCAACAAGCACAAGCTCAATTGTGAGCCCGGCGACATTCCTAAGCTTCTGGACAAAGAAGAAGTTTACGATCACCCCGTCTGGGAAGAAAAGGCCTCGATGTGTTATTCGTGCGGTTCTTGTACCTCTGTGTGTCCGACCTGCTACTGCTTCGACGTTCAGGACGACGTAGAGTGGAACCTCAAGGAAGGTAAACGCTGGCGTGCATGGGACGGCTGTGTGCTGGAAAACTTTGCAACAGTTACAGGCGAGCATAACTTCCGTAAACAGCGTGCACAGCGATTCCGTCACCGCATCTTCCGAAAGGGTAAATACGTGCCCTCGAAGATCGGCGGGCAGATCGCATGCGTGGGCTGCGGCCGATGCGTGACAGCTTGTACTACAGACATCGCCAACCCTGTTGACATTTACAACAGGCTTCTGGAAGACGTCAAAATATAA
- a CDS encoding redox-sensing transcriptional repressor Rex yields the protein MRYRKIPSETIRRLPMYFRALVFLEKNQKDYISSSELAEFVHIKPPQIRKDFSYFGAFGTKGIGYDIKNLINEIQSILKLDSPQKAALIGAGKLGTALCLFPGFKAYGFEISAIFDKDPDKIGKKIGNTTIEDVATVDSLTQRNIKLAILAVPANTAQSTTAELVQAGITGILNLSPCYLDVPPDVKVVTIDIAMELGALPYYI from the coding sequence ATGAGATACCGTAAAATTCCGAGCGAAACTATCCGGAGGCTCCCGATGTACTTCCGGGCGCTGGTTTTTCTTGAGAAAAACCAGAAGGATTACATCTCAAGCAGCGAGCTTGCAGAGTTCGTACACATCAAACCACCTCAAATCCGTAAAGATTTCTCTTATTTCGGCGCCTTCGGCACCAAGGGCATCGGTTACGATATCAAGAACCTGATTAATGAAATACAGAGCATTCTCAAGCTCGACAGCCCTCAAAAAGCTGCTCTTATCGGTGCGGGCAAGCTGGGGACAGCTCTTTGCCTGTTTCCGGGCTTTAAGGCGTACGGATTTGAAATTTCCGCGATTTTTGACAAAGATCCTGATAAGATCGGCAAAAAAATAGGAAACACCACGATCGAGGACGTAGCAACAGTAGACTCACTCACCCAACGGAACATAAAACTTGCAATCCTGGCTGTGCCGGCCAATACTGCTCAAAGCACTACTGCAGAGCTGGTTCAGGCAGGCATTACCGGAATACTGAACTTATCGCCCTGCTACCTTGATGTACCACCTGATGTGAAAGTGGTAACTATAGATATAGCAATGGAATTGGGCGCGTTGCCCTATTACATATAA
- the leuS gene encoding leucine--tRNA ligase, with amino-acid sequence MADYFGTYDHQEIEKKWQKVWENNRTFKVELDSSKPKYYVLDMFPYPSGQGLHVGHPEGYTATDIVSRYKRMKGFNVLHPMGFDSFGLPAEQYAVKTGTHPAITTKKNIANMRRQIKALGFSYDWDREVQTTDPDYYKWTQWIFLKFYNSYFDEKEQKAKPIEELPIPDGLSEEEKEAYIADHRLAYESEAPVNWCPELGTVLANEEVVGGVSERGGHPVIRKPMRQWMLRITKYADRLLKGLEGLDWSDSIKKLQHDWIGKSVGAEVDFKVDGYDEDIKVFTTRPDTLFGATYMVLAPEHELVDKITTDEYREKVVDYREAASRKSDLDRTDLAKEKTGQFTGAYAINPVNGEKIPVWISDYVLVSYGTGAIMAVPAHDTRDYEFAQAFGLPIVEVVKPSEGKEVEGCFAGEGTAINSGQFDGLSTEEFKEKITDWLEEKGCGKKAVNFKLRDWLFSRQRYWGEPFPIVHGEGGSVHPISENDLPVMLPEVDRYKPTGDGEPPLNNSKEWVNVTLPDGTKGKRETNTMPQWAGSCWYYLRYIDPKNDQAAFDGEKEKYWLPVDLYIGGAEHAVLHLLYSRFWHMLLHDLGYVESPEPFKKLVNQGMILGEDGQKMSKSRGNVVNPDDVMDQYGADSMRLYEMFMGPLEATKPWSMQGVEGVHRFLSKVWRLIVDEQTGELCSRVVDADMDEETTRLLHQTIKKVGSDVEGFGFNTAISQMMIFANHTNKLEQKPRWALEQFVKVLAPFAPHMCEELWEKLGHEGTMAYEPWPEYDEELTKEKEVELAVQIKGKIKDRITVAADASEDQIKEKALASEKVQAAMAGKEPRKIIVVKSRLVNIVV; translated from the coding sequence ATGGCTGACTATTTTGGTACGTATGATCATCAAGAAATAGAAAAGAAGTGGCAGAAAGTCTGGGAAAACAACAGGACTTTCAAGGTTGAACTGGACAGCAGCAAGCCAAAATACTACGTCCTGGACATGTTCCCGTACCCGAGCGGACAGGGTCTGCACGTGGGACACCCGGAGGGCTACACTGCCACCGACATAGTCTCGCGATATAAAAGGATGAAGGGTTTCAATGTTCTGCATCCGATGGGTTTTGATTCATTCGGCCTGCCCGCGGAGCAGTATGCGGTCAAAACGGGTACACATCCTGCGATCACTACCAAAAAGAACATTGCTAATATGCGCAGGCAGATCAAGGCGCTGGGGTTCAGTTATGACTGGGACCGCGAGGTGCAGACGACGGATCCGGATTATTACAAGTGGACGCAGTGGATCTTCCTGAAATTCTACAACAGCTATTTCGACGAGAAAGAACAGAAGGCCAAGCCCATAGAAGAACTGCCGATACCCGATGGACTCAGCGAAGAAGAGAAAGAGGCCTATATAGCCGATCATCGGCTTGCGTATGAGTCTGAAGCACCCGTGAACTGGTGTCCGGAGCTGGGTACCGTGCTGGCGAACGAAGAAGTTGTGGGCGGGGTGAGCGAACGCGGCGGTCATCCGGTAATCAGAAAACCCATGCGTCAGTGGATGCTGCGGATAACTAAGTACGCGGATCGTCTGCTGAAGGGGCTGGAAGGGCTGGACTGGTCGGATTCGATCAAGAAGCTGCAGCACGACTGGATCGGCAAGAGCGTGGGCGCTGAGGTCGATTTCAAGGTTGACGGCTATGACGAAGATATAAAGGTTTTCACGACGCGACCTGACACGCTGTTCGGGGCGACATATATGGTGCTCGCGCCCGAGCATGAGCTTGTCGATAAGATAACGACGGACGAGTATCGCGAGAAGGTTGTCGATTACCGCGAGGCAGCGTCGCGCAAGAGTGATCTGGATCGGACCGATCTTGCTAAGGAGAAGACTGGACAGTTCACTGGCGCGTACGCGATCAATCCCGTGAACGGTGAGAAAATACCGGTCTGGATCAGCGACTATGTGCTGGTCAGTTACGGCACGGGCGCGATCATGGCGGTTCCAGCGCATGATACGCGTGACTATGAGTTCGCACAGGCTTTCGGCCTGCCGATCGTAGAGGTGGTAAAGCCGTCCGAGGGCAAGGAAGTGGAAGGCTGTTTTGCAGGCGAGGGGACGGCGATCAATTCGGGGCAGTTTGACGGATTGTCCACCGAAGAGTTCAAGGAAAAGATCACGGACTGGCTCGAAGAGAAGGGCTGCGGCAAGAAGGCGGTCAATTTCAAGCTGCGTGACTGGCTGTTCAGCCGACAGCGTTACTGGGGCGAGCCTTTCCCGATCGTGCACGGTGAGGGCGGTTCGGTGCATCCGATTAGTGAAAATGATCTGCCGGTGATGCTTCCGGAGGTGGACCGGTACAAGCCGACGGGCGACGGCGAGCCGCCTTTGAACAACTCAAAGGAATGGGTGAATGTTACTCTGCCTGACGGTACAAAGGGCAAGCGTGAGACGAATACCATGCCTCAGTGGGCGGGGAGCTGCTGGTACTATCTGCGGTACATCGATCCCAAGAATGATCAGGCTGCGTTCGATGGTGAAAAGGAAAAATACTGGCTGCCCGTGGACCTGTATATAGGCGGGGCGGAGCATGCGGTGCTGCATCTGCTTTATTCGCGGTTCTGGCACATGCTTCTGCATGACCTGGGTTATGTCGAGAGCCCCGAGCCGTTCAAGAAGCTGGTGAACCAGGGGATGATCCTGGGTGAGGACGGCCAGAAGATGAGCAAGTCGCGCGGTAACGTGGTAAACCCGGATGACGTTATGGACCAGTACGGCGCGGACTCGATGCGTCTGTATGAGATGTTCATGGGGCCGTTGGAAGCTACCAAGCCCTGGTCGATGCAGGGTGTGGAAGGCGTGCACAGGTTCCTGAGCAAGGTCTGGAGGCTTATTGTCGACGAGCAGACCGGCGAGCTTTGCAGCAGGGTGGTAGATGCGGACATGGACGAGGAGACTACTCGTTTGCTGCATCAGACGATCAAAAAGGTCGGCTCGGACGTAGAAGGTTTCGGGTTCAACACCGCGATCAGTCAGATGATGATTTTTGCGAATCATACGAACAAGCTGGAGCAGAAGCCGCGCTGGGCTCTGGAACAGTTCGTCAAGGTTCTCGCGCCGTTCGCTCCGCATATGTGCGAAGAGCTCTGGGAGAAACTCGGACATGAGGGGACAATGGCTTATGAGCCGTGGCCTGAGTATGATGAAGAACTGACAAAGGAAAAGGAAGTCGAGTTGGCGGTACAGATCAAGGGTAAGATCAAGGATCGCATAACCGTTGCAGCGGACGCTTCCGAAGATCAGATCAAGGAAAAGGCACTGGCGAGCGAAAAGGTCCAGGCAGCGATGGCGGGCAAGGAGCCACGAAAGATAATCGTGGTCAAATCGCGTCTGGTCAATATCGTGGTATGA
- the cyaB gene encoding class IV adenylate cyclase, which produces MNMEIEAKIKVAELASFAEKLKDAGAAFKQAERHHDSYFIDKGDGLSKSDRGLRLRQLDADGERSVFLTYKGPRQGGPFKSREELEVRVDDFETMSAMLVSLGFEKTLEFEKKRRVWLLDGCEVCLDELPVLGSFVEIEGPEEKAISGVLAKMGLAEKEHISEGYSRIMADALKDAGRQSKSVLFGEAGEERGI; this is translated from the coding sequence ATGAACATGGAGATCGAAGCCAAAATAAAGGTTGCGGAGCTCGCGTCTTTTGCTGAAAAGCTGAAGGATGCGGGTGCGGCCTTCAAACAGGCGGAGAGACACCATGACAGCTATTTCATTGACAAGGGTGACGGCCTGTCGAAATCCGACAGGGGGCTGCGTCTGCGTCAGTTGGACGCTGACGGGGAGCGCTCAGTGTTTTTGACGTACAAGGGCCCGAGGCAAGGCGGTCCGTTCAAGTCGCGTGAAGAGCTGGAAGTGCGGGTCGACGATTTTGAAACGATGTCGGCTATGCTGGTTTCGCTGGGGTTTGAAAAGACGCTGGAATTCGAGAAGAAACGCAGGGTATGGCTGCTGGACGGCTGTGAGGTCTGCCTGGACGAGTTACCTGTACTCGGTTCGTTCGTAGAGATAGAGGGACCTGAAGAGAAGGCGATATCAGGCGTGCTGGCAAAGATGGGTCTGGCGGAAAAGGAGCATATAAGCGAAGGTTACTCGCGGATAATGGCCGACGCTTTGAAGGACGCAGGACGACAAAGCAAGTCTGTTCTATTCGGTGAAGCCGGGGAAGAGAGAGGAATATGA
- a CDS encoding diacylglycerol/lipid kinase family protein, translating to MNISKEGYILFIINPSSGKSSSKLMFHEFRSYLEEKGYSIKIAFTESLEHAQELARKAAVEYDCKLVVAAGGDGTVREIVQGLEGSDKPMMIVPAGTENLLANEMGYDEKGKTLIKAFEGDASRDLDLGKANGRCFTCVAGFGFDANVIDMVNERREGHINHLDYFWPIWRTFWAYKFPDITVSVDGEQIHSGPGILFVGNISRYAVGLEILQNADFGDGLLDVCIYKCESQIQLLKHSVFTLSKRHINASDVVYRQGKIVEIGGDPQVVSCQLDGDPGPDLPVKIRLIPQAVKVLVPPDAKPAGIRTRLVRALG from the coding sequence ATGAACATCTCAAAAGAAGGCTACATCCTGTTCATAATCAATCCCAGTTCGGGAAAGAGCAGCTCCAAACTCATGTTCCATGAGTTTCGCAGTTACCTCGAAGAGAAGGGGTACAGTATAAAGATCGCTTTTACCGAATCGCTGGAGCATGCCCAGGAGCTGGCGCGCAAGGCCGCGGTTGAATATGACTGCAAGCTGGTCGTGGCTGCGGGAGGTGACGGGACGGTTCGCGAGATCGTCCAGGGGCTGGAGGGCAGCGACAAGCCGATGATGATCGTTCCTGCGGGTACGGAGAATTTACTTGCGAACGAGATGGGTTACGATGAGAAGGGTAAAACGCTGATCAAGGCATTTGAGGGTGACGCCAGTCGCGATCTGGACCTGGGAAAGGCGAACGGTCGGTGCTTTACATGCGTGGCAGGTTTCGGCTTTGACGCGAATGTCATAGATATGGTCAACGAGAGACGAGAAGGGCACATTAATCATCTCGACTACTTCTGGCCGATCTGGCGTACTTTCTGGGCCTACAAGTTTCCGGATATCACGGTCAGCGTCGATGGTGAGCAGATACACTCCGGGCCGGGCATATTGTTCGTGGGCAACATTAGCAGGTACGCGGTAGGGCTGGAGATCCTTCAGAATGCCGATTTCGGCGACGGGCTGCTCGACGTCTGCATATATAAATGCGAGTCGCAGATACAACTGCTCAAACACTCCGTATTCACGCTGAGCAAAAGGCACATCAATGCGAGCGACGTAGTGTACAGACAGGGTAAGATCGTGGAAATAGGTGGCGACCCGCAGGTGGTTTCGTGCCAACTGGACGGCGATCCGGGGCCGGACCTGCCGGTCAAGATCAGATTGATACCGCAGGCAGTTAAGGTGCTGGTTCCGCCGGACGCAAAGCCCGCGGGGATAAGAACGAGACTTGTAAGAGCGTTAGGATAA
- the kdsA gene encoding 3-deoxy-8-phosphooctulonate synthase codes for MFRIGDFKVGLESDLFLMAGPCVLEDMDTCRAIAEELVKVRENTGIGVIYKGSFDKANRSSIDSFRGPGLEKGMEVLAAIRDEFGFAVMTDVHEPWQAEQIAKTVDCMQVPAFLCRQTDLLMACAKTGKPTAVKKGQFVSPGEMKNVVGKLRASGLDDIMLTERGTFFGYNRLVNDMTAIEQMKQLGAPVIFDATHSTQQPGGLGSASAGRREMAPLLARSAVAAGANGLFLEVHTDPENAKCDAACIMPVGWVEKLIRECQAIAEVIRN; via the coding sequence ATGTTCAGAATAGGTGATTTTAAAGTCGGGCTGGAAAGCGATCTGTTTTTGATGGCAGGTCCCTGTGTGCTGGAGGATATGGACACGTGCAGGGCGATCGCTGAAGAGCTGGTCAAGGTGAGGGAGAACACCGGGATCGGCGTCATATACAAGGGCAGCTTCGATAAGGCGAATCGTTCGAGTATTGACAGCTTTCGCGGGCCGGGCCTGGAAAAGGGCATGGAAGTGCTGGCGGCGATCCGAGATGAGTTCGGATTTGCAGTGATGACTGATGTGCACGAGCCCTGGCAGGCCGAGCAGATCGCAAAGACGGTGGACTGTATGCAGGTGCCGGCGTTTCTGTGCAGACAGACGGATCTGCTGATGGCGTGTGCGAAGACGGGCAAGCCGACGGCAGTGAAGAAGGGGCAGTTCGTCTCGCCCGGTGAGATGAAGAATGTAGTCGGCAAGCTGCGGGCGTCGGGACTGGACGATATCATGCTGACCGAGCGCGGGACGTTCTTCGGCTACAATCGACTGGTGAACGATATGACTGCGATAGAGCAGATGAAGCAGTTGGGTGCTCCGGTGATATTTGACGCGACGCACAGTACGCAGCAGCCGGGCGGACTTGGTAGTGCCAGTGCGGGCAGGCGCGAGATGGCTCCGCTGCTTGCAAGGTCGGCTGTGGCAGCGGGGGCGAATGGATTGTTCCTCGAGGTGCATACAGATCCTGAGAACGCAAAGTGTGACGCTGCCTGCATTATGCCGGTCGGCTGGGTGGAAAAGCTGATCAGGGAGTGTCAGGCAATAGCTGAAGTTATTCGAAATTAA
- a CDS encoding radical SAM protein → MGESKKYTFGPVPSRRLGLSLGVDLVPLKTCSQNCVYCQLGVHGEQTVERKPYVDIDVVLAELQQRIDGGLEADYITLSGSGEPTLHSQIGELIDRIHGMTDIPVALITNSTMLWDPAVRADCGKADVVLPSLDAGDGRTFEAMNRPEGSVTFTKLVDGLEKFCSEYKGKVWLEVFLCEGINTAPEEVARMKELVGKLDPDKVHLNTAVRPTADPQAKAVSAARLAAIAEEFGPKAEAVVDYAKLPARSDKDVDEGQVLEMLERRPCRIDDLCSSLGISIPRAINLLQRLLISEEVTAEARGLERWFRAKHA, encoded by the coding sequence ATGGGTGAGTCGAAGAAATATACTTTTGGGCCGGTTCCGTCGAGGCGTCTTGGTTTGAGCCTGGGTGTCGATCTGGTGCCGCTGAAGACGTGCAGTCAAAACTGTGTTTACTGTCAGCTCGGAGTGCATGGTGAGCAGACGGTGGAACGCAAGCCGTATGTCGATATCGATGTTGTTCTGGCGGAGCTTCAGCAGCGGATCGATGGTGGGCTAGAGGCGGATTATATTACGCTGAGCGGTTCGGGTGAGCCGACGCTTCATTCGCAGATCGGGGAGCTGATCGACCGCATTCATGGTATGACGGACATTCCGGTTGCGCTGATAACGAACAGTACGATGCTGTGGGATCCTGCTGTGCGGGCGGATTGCGGGAAGGCGGACGTTGTTCTGCCCTCGCTGGATGCGGGTGATGGACGGACGTTTGAGGCGATGAACAGACCCGAAGGCTCGGTCACGTTTACAAAGCTGGTGGATGGGCTGGAGAAATTCTGCAGCGAATACAAGGGCAAGGTCTGGCTAGAGGTGTTCTTGTGCGAGGGGATAAATACAGCACCTGAGGAGGTCGCGAGGATGAAGGAGCTGGTCGGGAAGCTGGATCCTGATAAGGTGCATCTTAATACGGCTGTCAGACCGACGGCTGATCCGCAGGCGAAGGCGGTATCGGCGGCCAGGCTGGCAGCCATAGCTGAGGAATTCGGGCCGAAGGCAGAGGCAGTGGTAGATTACGCCAAACTGCCGGCAAGGTCCGATAAGGATGTCGACGAGGGGCAGGTGCTTGAAATGCTCGAGCGGAGGCCTTGCAGGATCGACGATCTTTGTTCCAGCCTGGGTATCAGCATTCCCAGGGCGATAAATCTGCTTCAGAGGCTGCTGATCAGCGAGGAAGTAACTGCTGAGGCGCGGGGTCTGGAACGCTGGTTCAGGGCCAAACACGCCTGA
- the xerC gene encoding tyrosine recombinase XerC — MKDCSLTQDFLDYLKFEKHFSDHTAKCYGADLVQYGQWLKPEQESSGSEGTAESGEWAGEGEVATATAVKPAVETSIKELTLTADTDVIRGYLAHLNQKGYSKSTTARKLATLRSFYKFLVRRNFIDSNPVTPVKTPKQEKKLPRFLEYEEVQRLLNAPSTKNWLGARDRAILEVLYSTGMRVSEIVSLNMDDVDFLGEVIHIRGKGKKERIAPIGSNALQAIQRYIEFRNRRMQNDSNFDAKVLFANKHGKRLSVRSVRRKMDKYLIEAGLDPDISPHTLRHSFATHMLNNGADLRSVQELLGHQSLSTTQVYTHLTTTRLKEIYDKAHPLSEL; from the coding sequence ATGAAGGATTGTTCACTCACTCAGGATTTTCTTGACTATCTCAAATTCGAGAAGCACTTCTCGGATCATACTGCCAAGTGCTATGGTGCTGACCTTGTTCAGTACGGCCAGTGGCTCAAGCCGGAGCAGGAATCGTCCGGTTCTGAGGGTACAGCGGAGTCCGGTGAGTGGGCCGGCGAGGGCGAGGTCGCTACCGCAACGGCTGTTAAGCCTGCAGTGGAGACGAGTATCAAGGAGCTGACTCTCACAGCAGATACAGATGTTATTCGGGGATATCTGGCTCATCTGAATCAGAAGGGTTATTCTAAGTCCACCACCGCACGGAAGCTGGCGACACTTCGAAGCTTTTATAAGTTCCTGGTTCGCAGGAACTTTATCGACAGCAATCCGGTAACGCCCGTTAAGACGCCTAAGCAGGAAAAGAAGCTGCCGCGTTTTCTGGAATATGAAGAGGTTCAGAGGCTGCTCAATGCTCCGTCTACTAAGAACTGGCTGGGTGCGAGGGATCGGGCTATACTCGAGGTACTCTACAGTACGGGTATGCGTGTCAGCGAGATCGTTTCTCTGAACATGGATGACGTTGACTTTCTTGGCGAGGTCATTCATATTCGCGGTAAGGGCAAGAAAGAGAGGATCGCGCCGATCGGGTCTAATGCTCTGCAGGCGATCCAGCGGTATATCGAGTTTCGTAATCGCAGAATGCAGAACGACAGTAATTTTGATGCGAAGGTGCTTTTTGCGAATAAGCACGGCAAGAGGTTGAGCGTGAGAAGCGTTCGGCGGAAGATGGATAAGTATCTGATCGAGGCGGGGCTGGATCCGGATATCAGTCCGCATACGCTGCGGCACAGTTTTGCGACGCACATGCTGAACAACGGAGCGGATCTGCGGAGCGTTCAGGAGCTGCTCGGGCATCAGTCGCTGTCGACGACACAGGTTTATACGCATCTGACGACGACACGCCTTAAGGAGATCTATGATAAGGCGCATCCGCTGTCGGAGCTGTAG